One window of Microbacterium sp. 1S1 genomic DNA carries:
- a CDS encoding dicarboxylate/amino acid:cation symporter: MSTTARAQKAPDTRGPVRKLLTSFGFQIIAALVLGIAAGLIGRQLGATAENPTGVSATLDTIGSSYVTLLRAAVVPLIFTAIVASISNLRRVQNAARLAGQTILWFAITAFIAVVIGIVLGLVIQPGSRAGEGLEPGEPYTVGTWWNFLLGLIPQNFLGLTVSTSPGATEGSFTSSVGFNILQVIVVAAVVGIAALKAGKKAEPFLVFTESLLKVIQRVLWWIIRIAPLGTFGLIGSAVIKYGWEKLASLGWFAAAVYIGLALVLFVVYPILVRTHGLSIKQYFSGVWPAVQLAFVSRSSIGTLPLTERVTERNLGVPRSYASFAVPLGATTKMDGCAAIYPAIAAIFVAQFFGIELNFVQYLLIVIVSVVGSAATAGTTGAVVMLTLTLSTLGLPLEGVGLLLAIDPILDMGRTAVNVAGQALVPAIVAKREGILDEELYNAPREGLPFADDSGDDAPEAPATSAPEPASTR, encoded by the coding sequence ATGAGCACCACCGCACGCGCCCAGAAGGCGCCAGACACCCGCGGGCCGGTCCGGAAGCTGCTGACCTCGTTCGGCTTCCAGATCATCGCCGCCCTCGTCCTCGGCATCGCCGCCGGCCTGATCGGTCGTCAGCTCGGCGCCACGGCCGAGAACCCCACCGGAGTGTCGGCCACACTCGACACGATCGGCAGCTCCTATGTGACGCTGCTCCGCGCGGCCGTCGTCCCGTTGATCTTCACCGCGATCGTCGCGAGCATCTCGAACCTCCGTCGCGTGCAGAACGCCGCACGCCTCGCCGGGCAGACCATCCTGTGGTTCGCGATCACCGCTTTCATCGCGGTCGTCATCGGCATCGTCCTCGGCCTCGTGATCCAGCCGGGCAGCCGCGCCGGCGAGGGCCTGGAGCCGGGCGAGCCGTACACGGTCGGCACCTGGTGGAACTTCCTGCTCGGTCTCATCCCGCAGAACTTCCTCGGCCTGACCGTCAGCACCTCCCCCGGCGCTACCGAGGGCTCGTTCACGTCGAGCGTCGGCTTCAACATCCTCCAGGTGATCGTGGTGGCCGCCGTCGTCGGCATCGCGGCGCTCAAGGCCGGCAAGAAGGCCGAGCCGTTCCTCGTCTTCACCGAGTCGCTGCTCAAGGTCATCCAGCGCGTGCTCTGGTGGATCATCCGCATCGCCCCGCTCGGCACGTTCGGCCTCATCGGCTCCGCCGTCATCAAGTACGGCTGGGAGAAGCTGGCGTCGCTCGGCTGGTTCGCGGCCGCGGTCTACATCGGCCTCGCGCTCGTGCTGTTCGTCGTGTACCCGATCCTGGTCCGCACGCACGGCCTGTCCATCAAGCAGTACTTCTCGGGCGTGTGGCCCGCGGTGCAGCTCGCCTTCGTGAGCCGCTCCTCCATCGGGACGCTGCCGCTCACGGAGCGCGTGACCGAGCGCAACCTCGGCGTGCCCCGCTCCTACGCTTCGTTCGCGGTGCCGCTGGGCGCGACGACGAAGATGGACGGCTGCGCCGCGATCTACCCGGCCATCGCCGCGATCTTCGTCGCGCAGTTCTTCGGCATCGAGCTGAACTTCGTGCAGTACCTGCTGATCGTGATCGTCTCGGTCGTCGGCTCCGCTGCCACCGCCGGCACCACGGGTGCGGTCGTCATGCTCACGCTGACGCTGTCCACCCTGGGACTGCCGCTCGAGGGCGTCGGCCTGCTCCTCGCGATCGACCCGATCCTCGACATGGGCCGCACGGCCGTGAACGTCGCGGGTCAGGCGCTCGTCCCCGCGATCGTCGCGAAGCGCGAGGGCATCCTGGACGAGGAGCTCTACAACGCACCGCGCGAGGGCCTGCCCTTCGCCGATGACTCCGGCGACGACGCACCCGAGGCGCCCGCCACCTCCGCCCCGGAGCCCGCCAGCACCCGCTGA
- a CDS encoding Hsp20/alpha crystallin family protein, which yields MALTFDPFSQLDRFAASVLDSVRAPRSMPVDLYRDGDRYILHADLPGADPGSIDVDLDGGQLTIRAQRTADTREGVRWLARERGAGSFLRQFSLGDGVDLDNISASYESGVLSVVIPVSERAKPRKIVVESGEQRQAIDA from the coding sequence ATGGCACTGACCTTCGATCCCTTCAGCCAGCTCGATCGCTTCGCCGCGAGCGTGCTGGACTCCGTTCGCGCACCCCGGTCGATGCCCGTGGACCTGTACCGGGACGGCGATCGCTACATCCTGCACGCCGACCTCCCCGGCGCCGATCCCGGCTCCATCGACGTCGACCTCGACGGTGGCCAGCTCACGATCCGCGCGCAGCGCACGGCCGACACCCGCGAGGGCGTCCGTTGGCTGGCGCGGGAGCGCGGAGCGGGGTCGTTCCTGCGCCAGTTCTCGCTCGGCGACGGCGTCGACCTCGACAACATCAGCGCCTCCTACGAGAGCGGCGTGCTGTCGGTCGTCATCCCGGTGAGCGAGCGGGCGAAGCCGCGCAAGATCGTGGTCGAGTCCGGCGAGCAGCGCCAGGCGATCGACGCGTGA
- a CDS encoding MerR family transcriptional regulator — protein sequence MTTRDSRTPLYGIAVAAQLVDLPEATIRLFESKGLVAPARSDGGTRRFSDDDIRRLRRAAELRGDGINIAGIARVLDLQDENADLREALDAESSARDQPGTP from the coding sequence ATGACCACACGCGACTCGCGAACCCCGCTCTACGGCATCGCCGTGGCCGCTCAGCTCGTCGACCTCCCCGAGGCGACGATCCGGCTGTTCGAGAGCAAGGGGCTCGTCGCACCGGCCCGCAGCGACGGCGGCACCCGCCGGTTCAGCGACGACGACATCAGGCGACTGCGCCGGGCGGCGGAGCTGCGCGGCGACGGCATCAACATCGCCGGGATCGCGCGGGTCCTCGACCTGCAGGACGAGAACGCCGACCTCCGCGAGGCGCTCGACGCGGAGAGCTCCGCACGGGACCAGCCCGGCACCCCGTGA
- a CDS encoding cation:proton antiporter, with protein MEAGIFYVLVGAVAVAAVARSRGWPAPLLVTVVALAASFLPFVPELDVDGHLLLSLVLPPLLYSAALDVSFVGFKRSLPQIRRLGIWLVLLTALAVGLVAWLILPSLTLPGALLLGAIVAPPDAVSAAAIGRRLGLPRRIMTVLSGESLINDATSLTLYRVFAAILAGATVSVWGGVWQFLLAVGVGVGIGLVFGVVLHQLRMRIGDPVVIGTFGLLAPFGAYGIAEHLQGSGVLAVVAMGLFVGFNAPRTDYTTRQQEAPLWLSADLLLESFVFAYIGLQFPRVLSDLGSESVGHILLLSGAVLLVVLVVRPLYIYPISAWSNFQDRRRLARMDRGIASGEFDERRRRSRRWRDHSTDELRTQIVRERMAGLRLTWKDNAVISWAGMRGVVTLAIAVAAADLAGLDTEAAHAIVVVAFIVTVGTLLLQGLTLPLLIRRLQIAGDEEREEDAAALRNVKAKSREAGKAYLAEKRREWEQKHGEVDLGMFDAFTKRMTRVEKDTDDAQEVEDTVARPSYDDLVALTKGWLQVRREILVAERDAGELDEEVMRELLAAMDAEELALDTRGATRPLSRN; from the coding sequence ATGGAAGCCGGGATCTTCTACGTCCTCGTCGGAGCGGTCGCCGTCGCCGCCGTCGCGCGTTCACGCGGCTGGCCCGCACCGCTGCTCGTGACCGTCGTCGCCCTCGCCGCGTCCTTCCTCCCGTTCGTACCGGAGCTCGACGTCGACGGACACCTGCTGCTGAGCCTCGTGCTGCCGCCGCTGCTGTACTCCGCGGCGCTGGACGTGTCGTTCGTCGGGTTCAAACGCAGCCTCCCCCAGATCCGCCGCCTGGGGATCTGGCTCGTGCTGCTCACCGCGCTGGCCGTCGGACTCGTGGCCTGGCTGATCCTGCCGTCGCTCACGCTTCCGGGCGCGCTGCTGCTCGGGGCGATCGTGGCCCCGCCCGACGCGGTGTCGGCGGCGGCGATCGGTCGTCGTCTCGGTCTGCCCCGTCGCATCATGACGGTGCTGTCGGGCGAGAGTCTCATCAACGACGCGACCTCTCTCACGCTGTACCGCGTGTTCGCCGCGATCCTCGCCGGTGCCACGGTCTCGGTCTGGGGTGGCGTCTGGCAGTTCCTTCTGGCCGTGGGGGTGGGCGTGGGCATCGGCCTCGTCTTCGGGGTCGTGCTGCATCAGCTCCGGATGCGGATCGGCGACCCGGTCGTGATCGGGACCTTCGGCCTGCTCGCGCCGTTCGGCGCCTACGGCATCGCGGAGCACCTGCAGGGGTCGGGCGTCCTCGCGGTCGTGGCGATGGGGCTCTTCGTCGGCTTCAACGCCCCTCGCACCGACTACACGACCCGGCAACAGGAGGCGCCGCTGTGGCTGTCCGCCGACCTGCTGCTGGAGAGCTTCGTGTTCGCCTACATCGGCCTCCAGTTCCCGAGGGTGCTCAGCGACCTCGGCAGCGAGTCGGTGGGGCACATCCTCCTGCTCTCCGGCGCCGTGCTCCTGGTGGTGCTCGTGGTGCGGCCGCTCTACATCTACCCGATCAGCGCCTGGTCGAACTTCCAGGACCGTCGTCGGCTCGCCCGTATGGACCGCGGTATCGCGTCCGGGGAGTTCGATGAACGTCGCCGCCGGTCCCGGCGCTGGCGCGACCACAGCACGGACGAGCTGCGGACGCAGATCGTGCGGGAGCGGATGGCGGGTCTCCGGCTGACCTGGAAGGACAACGCCGTCATCTCGTGGGCGGGCATGCGGGGTGTGGTGACCCTCGCGATCGCGGTGGCCGCTGCCGACCTCGCTGGGCTCGACACGGAGGCGGCGCACGCCATCGTCGTCGTCGCCTTCATCGTCACGGTGGGCACGCTTCTCCTGCAGGGGCTCACGCTGCCACTGCTCATCCGCCGTCTGCAGATCGCGGGGGACGAGGAGCGGGAGGAGGACGCGGCCGCTCTGCGGAACGTCAAGGCCAAGAGCCGAGAAGCGGGCAAGGCCTATCTCGCCGAGAAGCGTCGGGAGTGGGAGCAGAAGCACGGCGAGGTGGACCTCGGCATGTTCGACGCGTTCACCAAGCGCATGACCCGGGTGGAGAAGGACACCGACGACGCGCAGGAGGTGGAGGACACGGTCGCGCGCCCCTCCTACGACGACCTGGTCGCGCTCACGAAGGGGTGGTTGCAGGTGCGGCGGGAGATCCTCGTGGCCGAGCGTGACGCCGGGGAGCTCGACGAGGAGGTCATGCGCGAGCTGCTGGCCGCGATGGATGCCGAGGAGCTCGCCCTCGACACCCGCGGCGCGACCCGCCCCCTGAGCCGCAACTGA